CGATTTGGTGGCAGAAAAAGATGAGCGGGAAATTTCAGATATGATGAAAAGACCGGGGACGGTTCCTTATTTGGCTATGGCTTCACACAGTTTAAGCCATACTCAGTTATGGCCACAGGTAGAGGAGGGGCTAAAGAATGCTTTCAGTTCTGGTAAAAACCCGGGTTACAAAAAAAAATAGTACAGCAATGAGATTATTAAAATCATTTTTTATTGAATTTTTAATTCTTTTTTTATTCGTTAATATTGTAATAGTTCTTTTCTTGTTTATTGATATTCCTGAAGTACAATTTAACTTAAAGTCTGTTTCAAATATTATATTAAGATTTGGAATTATATTTTCAATTCCCGTTTCCTTAATCATAACAGGAAGCCATTTTCTCTATAGTAAAATTGCTAAAAATACCCTTTTTAAAATCTTAATAATCATTATCGCACTGGTTTTGCTGTATATCATTTACTATATTTTTTACTGGTATGTAGGAATTAGTGGTTTAATAGATGATCCTTTCGCCCAATAAGATCTTATGACTTTTAGAAAGATTAAAATGACAGCGTATTCATGGTAAATCATGAATGTAAAAGGTATTAAATAACAGTAAAGTAATGAAGAAAGTAAGTTTTTTGCTCTTAATGGGCCTATCAGTTTTGGCCTTTGGACAAACAACCCGTGAAATCATCAAGGATCTTGACGGAGACTCCATAAAAGATACGATTCGTATTGATAGTGATAGCCGTACCCTTATTTGTTTTTTATCTACCCAAAAATTTAAAAAAATACAAAGCGGCGTCATTCAGAAATTGAATTTCGGAAATACATTGGAACCTACAAAAAAAGGATTTGAATTTTGGAATGATTTCGACAGATCAGGCTTTAGATGTGTTTTTGAATATGATGCCAAGGCAAAGAAAATGCGTTTGGTGCAAATGCGAAGAATTGATGATATCCTAAGCTTCGATTACGGTGATGAAGCAAAAGGAGAGTCAAGGGTAAATCTTATCACCAATGAGTATATTGGAAACTTTTATAGAGTATCCCACGGAAAACTACAAAAAATGCCAACCATTAAAACAAAAATGACGTTTCCGGTTACTTATCTGGAAACATTTGGCGATGCCCTGTGTTTTGATTATGAGGAGAAATGCCTGGCTTTATATAAAGAAAACGAAAAAAAATAACCAAGTTAACCAAACTAGACAACCATGATTGCCAATGAATAATATAACGACTCATTTAAAATATTTCTCAAAACTATCTGCTGTATTTATCTTTAGCATATTAAAAATCTATGCAATAGGAATTCTCTCTACGGTCATCACCTTCACACTGGGAATTTATCTTTTGGCTAACAGTTTGGGCGCATCTTTAGGACATAGTGGTGCCGTTGCGTTTTTGGTAGCAACAGTAATGGCTAAGCCGTTATCAGCAGGTCTTTTCTATGTATTAATGATTATCGCACCATTTTGTACTGTCATTTTTGCTACAAAATATGCAATGTCAAGGATTATCAGCAGACTGATACAGGATCATTCAAAGACAATTTTAATTCCGTTCATAGATAAAATTCTTGATAAATTTAAAACCAATCAGCCCATAGTAGTCCGTACAAGTGCAGATTATGCCTTAGCCAAGGTTAAGCTTTTGAATGAATTCAAGAACAGTTCAGAAAACAAAATACTCAAGCGTATTCTGGGATATGCCTTGAAAAAAATAAAGTTTGATGAACTGAATCTAGGGGATGAAAGTACCAACTTCTATGACATTATAAAAACCACCCTGATTGAAAAACTACATGAACTGGCAGAACCTTCAGCCATGATATTTTATATCTACATTGGGCTTCAATGGCTGAGCTTGGTCTTAATATACTTTTTAAATATATAAGAATATAATGCCTTAGCAGTACTAATTGGTATTTTATTTTTGTCTGGAAACGGATGATTAAGATAAAAAAATATGGTTATTACTTCTCTAATTGAAGAATTAACTATCTTTATAACGTTTAGAATAAAATATTTAATTTTAACAAAACAAAAAGAACAACTTTTGATTCATAGATCACCAATGATGAAAAAGTAGAGTTTCCAAACATCAAATAATCTGAACAAGATCATAAACAGAACGCAAATATATTAATATAAGAAAAATTATAAATGGGAGTACTAGTAACCAACGAAACAGTAAAACAGCTATTTCATATTGCTCAGTCGATAGCGAAGGAAAATTATAATGCCAACTACGGAGGTCCACATATTTTGCAGGCCTTAATGCATAAAGATATTGGTCTTAATGAATTTTTAAAGAATATAGATAAAGATCCTGGCTATTTCTACGAATGGGCGGATGTTCGTATTGAAGAATATCCTAAAACCAACCATCTTCCAGACGAAGTAGCTCAGGATGATGCTGTAGATACCCTTATAGAAGAAGCAGATGATATCCGATTAAAACTGGGATTGGATGAGGTTACGCCCATCTGTATCCTAACGGCCATTGTAAAGCCTCAGGTTGTATTTTCATTACAGCAACTAAAATCTCTTCCGTTAAGAGAACATGATATTTTTAATCTGTACAGAAAAGATACCCCGTTTGCCGTTTCAGAAAACGGTGATTTTGCATCATTATTTTCAAATGGATCAGACTTTACAGATTCATCATTTCCATCCATTAAAAGCTATTGTGTAGACAGAACAGCACAGGCAAGAAACGGAAGCCTGGAAAATATTATCGGTAGAGATAAAGAACTCAGAATGCTGGTTGAAATCCTTTGCCGTAGAAGCAAGCCAAACGTAATCATCATTGGAGAGCCGGGAGTTGGAAAAACAGCATTGGTAGAAGGCTTTGCCATTGAAATCACAAAAGGAAATGTTCCGGAAATGCTTAAAAACGGTACCCTTTTAGAACTGGACACCGGAGCATTATTGGCAGGTACCTCTTATAAAGGAGAAATAGAAGATCGTTTGAAGAAAGTTATCAACGAATGCAAGAAAATTGAAAAAGCAATTCTTTTCATTGATGAAATTCACACGCTTTTAGATCCAAAAGGAAGCATCGGAAACGTAGCCAATTTATTAAAGCCGGAATTGGCAAGAGGTGAAATCACTGTAATTGGAGCCACTACTCAGGAGGAATACAGAAAGATTATTGAGCCGGAACAGGCATTTAACCGTCGTTTTGAAGTATTAACCGTTAATGAGCCGGATGAAAAGACCTGCGTAAAAATGATTGACGTTCTTCTTGATGGGTACAAAAAACACCACGGCATCGAAGTAGAAAAAACATCCATTCCGGAATGTGTACGTTTGGCAAAAAGATATGCAAAAGGTAAAAAATTACCGGATGCAGCAATTGACTTGCTGGACAGAACTATGGCTGCCATCAAAATGCTTGATGAACTTTCCGAAAAAGAACTTGGAAGCTGGAAAGAAAGCTACGATGCTATTTTACAAGAAGAATTTCTCGATAATAAAGACAAGGCAGACGAACTGATCTGGACATACAATTTATTGAGAGACAAAATAAGCCCTATTTTATGGGGATCATTAAGCGAACAGCCTGCCATCGACAATTCGATGCCTGTAGATCAGATTCAGAAGATTATTGAAGACACCTATGCTGAACTGTTACAACATGCTGCTAAAAAAAGAGAAAAAGTAGACCGTCTGGAATTGGCTGCAGTAATGGCTGCAAAAACCAATATACCAATTGGAAAAATTCAGGCTCAGGAAAAAGAAAAACTCCTGAATATGGAATCCCTACTATTAAATAGAGTGGTAGGACAGGATCATGCATTGAAAATACTTTCCGATGCCATTGTTGAAAACCGAAGCGGATTGAATAAACCAGGTCAGCCAATCGGTTCATTCTTCCTTTTAGGACCTACCGGAACAGGTAAGACAGAACTTGCAAAATCAATGGCAGAATTATTATTCAACGATGAAAAGGCAATGGTTCGTTTCGATATGTCGGAATTTAAAGAAGAACACTCAGCAGCATTATTATACGGAGCGCCTCCGGGATATGTAGGTTATGAAGAAGGAGGCATGCTGGTTAACAAGATCAGACAACAGCCTTATACCGTTGTTTTATTTGATGAAATTGAAAAAGCTCACCATTCCGTTTTTGATGTATTCCTTCAAATCATGGACGAGGGAAAAGTACATGATAAACTTGGAAAAGAGGGCGACTTCAGTAATGCACTGATTTTATTCACTTCCAATATCGGAAGCGAGGAAATCGTAAAACAGTTTGAAGAAGGAAAAATTCCGGAATCATCCTCGCTGATGCAGATCATGTCGAATTCAGGAAGATTCAGACCAGAATTCTTAGCCAGAATTACAGAGATTATTCCTTTTGCACCGATTACAGAATCTATTGCAGAAAGAATTTTCAATATCCAGCTGAAATCACTTCATACTTCATTAACAAGATTAGGAATTGCCTTAAAAATCACTGATGATGCCGTAAGAAACCTTGCATTAGGAGGGTTTAGCAGTAAATATGGAGCCAGACAAATTTCCGGAGTAAT
This genomic interval from Chryseobacterium joostei contains the following:
- a CDS encoding ATP-dependent Clp protease ATP-binding subunit, with the protein product MGVLVTNETVKQLFHIAQSIAKENYNANYGGPHILQALMHKDIGLNEFLKNIDKDPGYFYEWADVRIEEYPKTNHLPDEVAQDDAVDTLIEEADDIRLKLGLDEVTPICILTAIVKPQVVFSLQQLKSLPLREHDIFNLYRKDTPFAVSENGDFASLFSNGSDFTDSSFPSIKSYCVDRTAQARNGSLENIIGRDKELRMLVEILCRRSKPNVIIIGEPGVGKTALVEGFAIEITKGNVPEMLKNGTLLELDTGALLAGTSYKGEIEDRLKKVINECKKIEKAILFIDEIHTLLDPKGSIGNVANLLKPELARGEITVIGATTQEEYRKIIEPEQAFNRRFEVLTVNEPDEKTCVKMIDVLLDGYKKHHGIEVEKTSIPECVRLAKRYAKGKKLPDAAIDLLDRTMAAIKMLDELSEKELGSWKESYDAILQEEFLDNKDKADELIWTYNLLRDKISPILWGSLSEQPAIDNSMPVDQIQKIIEDTYAELLQHAAKKREKVDRLELAAVMAAKTNIPIGKIQAQEKEKLLNMESLLLNRVVGQDHALKILSDAIVENRSGLNKPGQPIGSFFLLGPTGTGKTELAKSMAELLFNDEKAMVRFDMSEFKEEHSAALLYGAPPGYVGYEEGGMLVNKIRQQPYTVVLFDEIEKAHHSVFDVFLQIMDEGKVHDKLGKEGDFSNALILFTSNIGSEEIVKQFEEGKIPESSSLMQIMSNSGRFRPEFLARITEIIPFAPITESIAERIFNIQLKSLHTSLTRLGIALKITDDAVRNLALGGFSSKYGARQISGVIRAQLARPISKMIVREEVKSGQTIHVDWNNEEEKLSWKVD